From Salmo salar chromosome ssa04, Ssal_v3.1, whole genome shotgun sequence, one genomic window encodes:
- the LOC106602830 gene encoding protein NipSnap homolog 2 isoform X2, with product MANRVLQKVGNGLKQTRNGVQRNGQVILTIRSLSASTNRNREDSWFKSLFVRKVDPRKDAHSQLLAKKEDTNLYKIQFHNVKPECLDAYNKLCEEVLPSINADSHYPCELIGTWNTWYGEQDQAVHLWRYRGGYPALTEVMNKLRQNKEFMEYRNERGKMLLSRRNQLLLEFSFWNEPNPRPGPNIYELRSYQLRPGTMIEWGNYWARAIEFRQQNSEAVGGFFSQIGSLYMVHHLWAYKDLQSREDTRNAAWQHEGWDEVVYYTVPLIQHMESRIMIPMKTSPLK from the exons ATGGCGAACCGAGTCCTTCAGAAGGTGGGCAACGGCCTAAAACAGACGAGAAACGGAGTCCAGAGGAACGGACAAGTCATACTTACAATCAG GAGTCTATCAGCGTCCACCAATAGGAACCGTGAGGACAGCTGGTTCAAGTCTCTGTTCGTCAGGAAGGTCGACCCCAGAAAGGATGCCCACTCTCAACTACTGGCTAAGAAGGAAGACACCAACCTCTACAAAATACAGT TTCACAATGTCAAGCCCGAGTGCCTTGATGCTTACAACAAACTTTG TGAGGAGGTGCTGCCCTCCATCAACGCTGACTCTCACTACCCCTGTGAGCTGATTGGCACCTGGAACACATGGTATGGAGAGCAGGACCAGGCAG TTCACCTGTGGCGATATCGGGGAGGCTACCCAGCCCTGACAGAGGTCATGAACAAACTCCGGCAGAATAAG GAGTTCATGGAGTACAGGAATGAGCGGGGGAAGATGTTGCTGTCTCGTCGTAACCAGCTGCTCCTGGAGTTCAGCTTCTGGAACGAGCCCAACCCCCGCCCAGGACCCAACATCTATGAGCTCCGCTCATACCAACTCAGG CCTGGAACTATGATTGAGTGGGGAAACTACTG GGCTCGGGCCATAGAGTTCCGGCAGCAGAACAGTGAGGCTGTGGGAGGGTTCTTCTCGCAGATCGGCAGCCTCTACATGGTACATCACCTCTGGG CCTACAAAGACCTCCAGTCGAGAGAAGACACCAGGAACGCAGCTTGGCAACATGAAGGCTGGGATGAGGTTGTCTATTACACAG TTCCGCTGATCCAGCACATGGAGTCCAGAATAATGATCCCCATGAAGACCTCCCCTCTGAAGTAA
- the LOC106602830 gene encoding protein NipSnap homolog 2 isoform X1, whose amino-acid sequence MGLKQGFMARRDPMDNEEFRLPLLQKCRGQCHNFPLCFQTLLLSSQMPMGRRWPTCTLLSAPPAGQVAGERGSLSASTNRNREDSWFKSLFVRKVDPRKDAHSQLLAKKEDTNLYKIQFHNVKPECLDAYNKLCEEVLPSINADSHYPCELIGTWNTWYGEQDQAVHLWRYRGGYPALTEVMNKLRQNKEFMEYRNERGKMLLSRRNQLLLEFSFWNEPNPRPGPNIYELRSYQLRPGTMIEWGNYWARAIEFRQQNSEAVGGFFSQIGSLYMVHHLWAYKDLQSREDTRNAAWQHEGWDEVVYYTVPLIQHMESRIMIPMKTSPLK is encoded by the exons ATGGGTCTGAAACAAGGATTCATGGCGCGCAGAGATCCTATGGACAATGAAGAGTTTCGTCTCCCACTTCTGCAAAAGTGCAGAGGACAATGCCACAATTTTCCCCTTTGTTTCCAGACATTGCTATTGTCAAGTCAAATGCCTATGGGGAGAAGATGGCCTACATGCACCTTACTTTCGGCACCACCTGCTGGACAAGTTGCAGGAGAACGAGG GAGTCTATCAGCGTCCACCAATAGGAACCGTGAGGACAGCTGGTTCAAGTCTCTGTTCGTCAGGAAGGTCGACCCCAGAAAGGATGCCCACTCTCAACTACTGGCTAAGAAGGAAGACACCAACCTCTACAAAATACAGT TTCACAATGTCAAGCCCGAGTGCCTTGATGCTTACAACAAACTTTG TGAGGAGGTGCTGCCCTCCATCAACGCTGACTCTCACTACCCCTGTGAGCTGATTGGCACCTGGAACACATGGTATGGAGAGCAGGACCAGGCAG TTCACCTGTGGCGATATCGGGGAGGCTACCCAGCCCTGACAGAGGTCATGAACAAACTCCGGCAGAATAAG GAGTTCATGGAGTACAGGAATGAGCGGGGGAAGATGTTGCTGTCTCGTCGTAACCAGCTGCTCCTGGAGTTCAGCTTCTGGAACGAGCCCAACCCCCGCCCAGGACCCAACATCTATGAGCTCCGCTCATACCAACTCAGG CCTGGAACTATGATTGAGTGGGGAAACTACTG GGCTCGGGCCATAGAGTTCCGGCAGCAGAACAGTGAGGCTGTGGGAGGGTTCTTCTCGCAGATCGGCAGCCTCTACATGGTACATCACCTCTGGG CCTACAAAGACCTCCAGTCGAGAGAAGACACCAGGAACGCAGCTTGGCAACATGAAGGCTGGGATGAGGTTGTCTATTACACAG TTCCGCTGATCCAGCACATGGAGTCCAGAATAATGATCCCCATGAAGACCTCCCCTCTGAAGTAA